Proteins found in one Limnobaculum xujianqingii genomic segment:
- a CDS encoding LysR family transcriptional regulator — protein MDRLTAMQVFVESAERGSLTAAAERLGLSRAKASRYLAELERWLGVRLLHRSTRSLSLTSAGELALIDCRQMLQIQEKMLATRHDHSSVPKGTLRITCSQSFSQSYLANLIAEYSLRYPQVSIDIQLLDRTVNLVDERIDLAIRITNTLEQGIIARPLATCHSVTCASPYYLDKMGRPQRPEDLSRHVCLTHAKFSTHTWIYRSLEENSELIKIPVKGRISANEVLALKDAATAGVGITLLPAYLVRNELASGQLEAILTEYEIEPMTIYAIYTSRNHMSAALRTLLNFLDERFKSDSFWK, from the coding sequence ATGGATCGATTAACCGCTATGCAGGTGTTTGTTGAATCGGCGGAGCGCGGAAGCCTGACCGCTGCGGCTGAACGACTGGGGTTATCCCGGGCGAAGGCTTCCCGCTATCTGGCTGAACTGGAACGTTGGCTGGGGGTACGTTTGTTACACCGTTCGACCCGTAGCCTTAGTTTGACATCCGCCGGAGAGTTGGCGCTGATTGATTGCCGCCAGATGTTACAAATTCAGGAAAAAATGCTGGCGACTCGCCATGATCACTCTTCAGTGCCCAAAGGGACCTTACGCATTACCTGTAGTCAATCTTTTAGCCAGTCTTATCTGGCTAATCTGATAGCTGAGTACTCTTTACGTTATCCTCAGGTGAGTATTGATATTCAACTACTGGATCGTACGGTGAATCTGGTGGATGAACGTATTGATTTAGCTATCCGTATTACCAATACGCTGGAACAAGGGATAATTGCTCGTCCACTGGCAACTTGCCATTCCGTAACCTGTGCTTCACCGTATTATCTGGATAAAATGGGACGCCCTCAGAGGCCTGAGGATTTATCCCGACATGTTTGTTTGACTCATGCCAAATTTAGTACTCATACCTGGATTTATCGTTCACTGGAAGAGAACAGCGAACTGATTAAAATTCCGGTAAAAGGGCGCATCAGTGCTAATGAGGTTTTGGCCCTGAAAGATGCCGCTACTGCGGGGGTTGGTATTACACTGTTACCTGCCTATTTAGTCAGAAATGAGTTGGCCAGCGGGCAGCTTGAGGCCATTCTGACGGAGTATGAAATAGAGCCAATGACCATTTATGCCATTTATACTTCACGTAACCATATGTCAGCAGCGTTACGCACTTTGTTAAACTTTTTGGATGAACGGTTTAAGTCAGATAGCTTTTGGAAATAA
- the pgi gene encoding glucose-6-phosphate isomerase, producing MKSINPTETAAWQALEKHFDEMKKVTISDLFAQDKQRFEHFSATFDNQMLVDYSKNRITDKTLELLRNLAKESDLSGAIKSMFSGEKINRTEDRAVLHVALRNRSNTPILVDGKDVMPEVNAVLAKMKSFCTRIISGEWKGFTGKAITDVVNIGIGGSDLGPYMVTEALRPYKNHLNMHFVSNVDATHIAETIKTLNPETTLFLIASKTFTTQETMTNAHTARDWFLSAGKPTDVAKHFAALSTNAKAVAEFGIDTANMFEFWDWVGGRYSLWSAIGLSIALSVGFDNFEKLLGGAHAMDRHFADMPVEKNLPVTLALIGLWYNNFYGAETEAILPYDQYMHRFAAYFQQGNMESNGKYVDRNGNAVSYQTGPVIWGEPGTNGQHAFYQLIHQGTKMIPCDFIAPAQSHNPLGDHHSKLLSNFFAQTEALAFGKGAEEVRAEFIKAGQKSEDFEQIVPFKVFEGNRPTNSILLKEITPYSLGALIALYEHKIFTQGVIMNIFSFDQWGVELGKQLANRILPELADGQAVSSHDSSTNGLINTFKQWR from the coding sequence ATGAAAAGTATTAATCCGACGGAAACGGCAGCGTGGCAGGCACTTGAAAAACATTTTGATGAGATGAAAAAGGTCACTATTAGTGATCTGTTTGCTCAGGACAAGCAGCGTTTTGAACACTTTTCAGCGACATTTGATAATCAAATGTTGGTTGATTACTCCAAAAACCGTATTACAGATAAAACATTAGAGCTTCTGCGTAATCTGGCAAAAGAGTCCGATCTCTCTGGCGCGATAAAATCGATGTTCAGCGGTGAAAAAATTAACCGGACTGAGGATCGCGCAGTACTGCATGTTGCATTACGCAATCGTTCTAATACGCCAATTCTGGTTGACGGTAAAGATGTGATGCCGGAAGTGAATGCGGTACTGGCTAAAATGAAGTCTTTCTGTACGCGTATCATTAGCGGTGAATGGAAAGGTTTTACCGGTAAAGCGATTACTGATGTAGTGAATATTGGTATTGGTGGTTCAGATTTAGGCCCTTATATGGTGACAGAGGCGTTACGTCCTTATAAAAATCACCTGAATATGCATTTTGTCTCTAACGTTGATGCGACTCATATTGCGGAAACCATTAAAACGTTAAATCCTGAAACTACACTGTTTTTGATTGCTTCTAAAACTTTCACCACTCAAGAGACAATGACGAATGCCCATACGGCTCGTGACTGGTTCCTGAGCGCAGGAAAGCCGACTGATGTGGCTAAGCACTTTGCGGCGCTTTCTACTAATGCTAAAGCGGTAGCTGAGTTTGGTATTGATACTGCCAATATGTTTGAGTTTTGGGACTGGGTAGGTGGCCGCTATTCGCTGTGGTCTGCTATTGGTTTGTCGATTGCCCTTTCTGTTGGCTTTGATAATTTTGAGAAATTACTCGGCGGCGCACATGCTATGGATCGCCATTTTGCTGATATGCCAGTGGAGAAGAATCTGCCGGTAACATTAGCTCTGATTGGCCTATGGTATAACAACTTCTATGGTGCTGAAACAGAGGCTATCCTGCCTTATGACCAATATATGCACCGTTTTGCCGCCTATTTCCAACAGGGAAATATGGAATCTAACGGTAAATATGTTGACCGTAATGGTAACGCGGTTAGCTATCAAACTGGCCCTGTCATTTGGGGAGAGCCGGGTACCAATGGACAGCATGCTTTCTATCAGTTGATTCATCAGGGCACTAAAATGATCCCATGTGATTTTATTGCACCTGCTCAAAGTCATAATCCATTAGGCGATCATCATTCCAAACTGTTGTCTAACTTCTTTGCTCAGACAGAAGCGCTGGCTTTTGGCAAAGGTGCCGAAGAAGTACGTGCTGAGTTTATTAAAGCGGGTCAAAAATCAGAAGATTTTGAACAGATCGTTCCTTTTAAAGTGTTTGAAGGCAACCGCCCAACCAACTCCATTTTACTGAAAGAGATTACTCCTTATAGCCTGGGAGCGCTGATTGCTCTGTATGAACACAAGATTTTCACTCAGGGCGTTATCATGAATATCTTTAGTTTTGATCAGTGGGGTGTTGAACTGGGTAAACAGCTTGCTAACCGTATTCTGCCAGAGTTGGCCGACGGTCAGGCGGTGTCCAGCCACGACTCTTCCACCAATGGATTAATTAACACCTTTAAGCAGTGGCGTTAA